The following are from one region of the Alicyclobacillus fastidiosus genome:
- a CDS encoding TetR/AcrR family transcriptional regulator, with protein MPMKKPCASRDNEGDNSTDTASERKSLRADARRNRERVLEVATKVFATEGLAAPIDEIADRAGVGIGTVYRHFPTKEALFEAVIVSFKQHLIEKAQEMLEQDDPDAAFYNFLSLMLRESSVNRSIIAAISSSPVNDHRQLTGISLDFKNILEKLLKHAQEARSVRDDIRVADVTAILFGLARSMEQYSDDPELPERILSVICDGLRGR; from the coding sequence ATGCCAATGAAGAAGCCTTGCGCATCACGGGATAATGAAGGTGATAATTCAACAGATACAGCTTCAGAGAGAAAATCATTACGAGCGGACGCGAGACGAAACAGAGAGCGTGTACTCGAAGTCGCAACGAAGGTCTTCGCCACTGAGGGGTTAGCCGCCCCAATAGATGAAATTGCAGATCGTGCGGGTGTGGGAATAGGAACTGTATATCGTCACTTTCCAACGAAAGAAGCGTTGTTTGAAGCCGTAATTGTCAGCTTTAAGCAACATCTCATCGAGAAAGCCCAAGAAATGCTTGAGCAGGACGATCCAGATGCGGCTTTTTATAACTTTCTGTCATTAATGCTGAGGGAAAGCTCAGTGAACAGGTCCATTATCGCCGCTATATCAAGTTCTCCAGTGAATGACCATCGTCAGCTTACGGGTATCTCACTGGATTTTAAAAATATACTCGAGAAACTGTTGAAACACGCGCAGGAAGCGAGGTCCGTTCGAGATGATATTCGAGTAGCCGATGTCACAGCTATTCTATTTGGTTTGGCACGAAGCATGGAACAGTACAGTGACGATCCCGAGTTACCTGAGCGTATCCTTTCCGTAATATGTGACGGTCTACGTGGGCGTTAA
- a CDS encoding AAA family ATPase, with protein MKKFVWLFGPQAVGKMTIGHELEQLTELKLFHNHMTIEPLFAIFGAAEETWRLSDLFRRYIFEAAAKSNLYGLVFTYVWGFDLQSDWDWVDNVCKTFEAEGVEIYFVELEADLERRLERNKTPHRLEHKRTKRNIEWSEAHLKETMEQHRLNSYDGEITRENYLRINNTNLSAQEVAQMIKKRFDL; from the coding sequence GTGAAGAAATTCGTTTGGTTATTCGGTCCACAAGCAGTCGGTAAAATGACGATTGGACATGAACTAGAACAGTTGACGGAGTTGAAGTTATTCCACAATCATATGACGATCGAGCCACTTTTTGCGATATTTGGGGCCGCAGAAGAAACATGGAGATTATCGGATTTATTCCGACGCTACATTTTCGAAGCGGCGGCTAAAAGCAATCTGTACGGGTTGGTTTTCACGTATGTATGGGGATTTGATTTACAAAGCGACTGGGATTGGGTAGACAACGTCTGCAAAACCTTTGAAGCAGAAGGTGTAGAGATTTATTTCGTGGAGCTGGAAGCGGATTTAGAGAGAAGACTTGAGCGTAACAAAACTCCGCACAGGCTTGAGCATAAACGGACAAAAAGAAATATCGAATGGTCTGAAGCTCACCTAAAAGAGACAATGGAACAACATAGATTGAACTCGTACGATGGTGAAATTACCAGAGAAAACTATCTAAGAATCAACAATACGAATTTAAGTGCCCAGGAAGTTGCTCAAATGATTAAGAAGAGGTTTGATTTATAG
- a CDS encoding DinB family protein — protein MIILRTRPLSNEYPDYYDRYVSMVPEGDIEEILHEQQTKTITLLNSVSEESVWRAYAPGKWTLKEVIGHMSDTERVMSYRMLAMARNEGTPLQGMDQDLYVSTAKFNQFSWAQLHTDLKTVRSATLSLISTIDDEAWIRKGTVWNVPVSTRAFAYVIAGHELHHLKVICDKYL, from the coding sequence ATGATTATTTTGCGTACACGCCCCTTATCTAATGAATATCCAGATTATTATGATAGATATGTGAGTATGGTCCCAGAAGGAGACATTGAGGAGATACTTCATGAGCAACAAACTAAAACCATTACCCTGTTGAACAGCGTATCAGAAGAGTCTGTATGGAGAGCGTATGCACCAGGTAAATGGACTTTAAAAGAAGTAATCGGACATATGTCGGATACAGAACGTGTGATGTCGTATCGTATGCTTGCTATGGCTCGAAATGAAGGTACACCATTGCAAGGAATGGATCAGGATTTGTATGTTTCTACCGCTAAATTTAATCAATTTTCTTGGGCGCAACTACACACTGATTTAAAAACGGTACGCTCGGCGACGTTAAGCCTTATTTCTACCATTGATGACGAAGCTTGGATTCGTAAAGGAACTGTGTGGAATGTTCCTGTGTCAACACGCGCTTTTGCATACGTTATTGCTGGGCACGAGTTACATCATTTGAAGGTGATATGTGACAAGTACCTTTGA
- a CDS encoding DUF2268 domain-containing putative Zn-dependent protease (predicted Zn-dependent protease with a strongly conserved HExxH motif), translated as MIKVFNYIEELIHVDDDTLANTLERLSDELSKNQPYPFNFFVQASIRNAVKPFVSESARDERLQRLINLNLTNVAEESCERVSTLLPSPIEDMEIHISPAFDSGGGCTIAPGKVFVSVKIDELAPVRLQRNIAHEYSHSVRMTQKPQAAEHGYGEEIPYTVRDYLTFEGLAMVCSDILYPAQISPIELSEADEDAWWNEANLDAVGGEAYANYIGQRAYEIGSRIIRDYMQNQGVSVLEAHYVTDHELYWNSGYKKIR; from the coding sequence ATGATAAAGGTATTCAACTACATCGAAGAGCTCATACACGTTGATGATGATACGCTTGCTAATACTTTGGAACGATTGAGTGATGAACTTAGTAAAAATCAACCGTATCCGTTTAATTTCTTCGTTCAAGCAAGTATACGTAATGCAGTCAAGCCATTTGTTTCCGAGTCAGCACGAGATGAGAGATTACAACGATTAATCAACCTTAATTTGACGAATGTTGCAGAGGAAAGTTGTGAACGCGTTTCGACCCTTTTACCTTCACCAATCGAAGATATGGAAATCCATATTTCCCCTGCATTCGACAGTGGTGGAGGATGCACTATTGCTCCAGGCAAAGTATTTGTGAGTGTCAAGATTGATGAGCTCGCCCCAGTAAGACTTCAACGGAATATTGCGCACGAATACAGTCACAGTGTTCGAATGACCCAAAAACCACAAGCCGCGGAGCATGGGTATGGCGAAGAGATCCCATACACAGTTAGGGATTATCTGACTTTTGAGGGTTTAGCAATGGTATGCAGTGACATTTTGTATCCAGCCCAGATTTCTCCCATCGAATTGTCGGAAGCAGATGAGGATGCATGGTGGAACGAGGCAAACTTAGATGCTGTTGGTGGTGAGGCATATGCAAATTACATTGGTCAAAGGGCCTACGAAATTGGCAGCCGTATTATAAGAGACTATATGCAAAATCAAGGTGTATCTGTTCTGGAAGCCCATTACGTCACCGATCACGAACTCTATTGGAATAGCGGTTACAAAAAAATCAGATGA